One window of the Nicotiana tabacum cultivar K326 chromosome 4, ASM71507v2, whole genome shotgun sequence genome contains the following:
- the LOC142179921 gene encoding uncharacterized protein LOC142179921 — MNKQYGLQMTYMQAWRSKEYAVQVLRGNSSESYKKLTSYFYMMVLTNPMSVMEPFIKSTYRGTLLIASTQDPAGSILPLAYAIVDSENNASWEWFFARFKDAFGEREGMCIVSDRHEGIENVAATLYPQLKDIFFAMAKAYTIEKFDYHMAEVEKIDKRVKDYLMNVGYERWSRAHSTVNRTLTMTSNIAESINAALKAAMELPVLPLLEYIRQLIGQWNVTNQKNAIESFTDLGKKYDTMLMDNLELSHQMKCPPAQKQRLSI, encoded by the exons ATGAACAAGCAGTATGGTCTTCAAATGACATATATGCAAGCATGGAGATCGAAAGAATATGCAGTTCAAGTACTGAGAGGGAACTCGAGCGAATCATACAAAAAGCTGACAAGCTACTTTTATATGATGGTTCTTACAAATCCTATGTCGGTG ATGGAACCTTTTATTAAATCGACATACAGAGGAACATTATTGATAGCATCCACACAAGATCCAGCag GTAGTATCCTACCACTCGCATATGCCATAGTAGATTCAGAGAATAATGCTTCCTGGGAGTGGTTTTTTGCGAGGTTCAAGGATGCATTTggggaaagggagggaatgtgcaTAGTCTCGGATAGGCATGAAGGCATTGAAAATGTAGCGGCGACGTTGTATCCACAA CTCAAAGACATATTCTTTGCTATGGCCAAAGCATACACAATTGAGAAGTTTGATTACCACATGGCAGAGGTAGAGAAAATTGATAAGAGGGTCAAAGATTACTTAATGAACGTTGGGTATGAAAGATGGTCCAGAGCACATTCCACTGTCAACAGAACATTGACAATGACTTCAAACATTGCGGAGTCGATCAATGCAGCGCTCAAGGCTGCTATGGAACTCCCAGTACTGCCTTTGCTGGAGTACATAAGGCAATTGATCGGACAATGGAATGTTACAAACCAAAAGAATGCAATAGAGTCATTTACTGATCTTGGGAAAAAATATGATACAATGCTGATGGACAATCTCGAATTGTCACATCAGATGAAG TGTCCACCTGCACAAAAGCAAAGGCTTTCAATTTAA
- the LOC107761005 gene encoding NAC domain-containing protein 83, with the protein MDKFNFVKDGAIKLPPGFRFQPTEEEIVFQYLIRKTFSCPLPASIIPEINICKHDPWDLPGDIEQDRYFFSNKEAKYRNGNRSNRATSSGYWKLTGLDKQITCSKRKPILGMKKTLVFYKGKSSHASRTDWIMHEYRLVLPKTQPFNFHHFKKSSQSSMVQIGNWVLCHIFMKKRNGKCDQEEYKADHQHIQIPKQTLYYDFMREDLSDRAISSCSSSLSNDDSSEVSSNPSRLIEQEEASNRAL; encoded by the exons ATGGACAAGTTCAACTTCGTAAAAGATGGAGCCATAAAACTGCCTCCTGGTTTTCGATTTCAGCCAACTGAAGAAGAGATTGTGTTtcaatacttgattcgcaaaacaTTTTCTTGCCCCTTGCCTGCTTCCATCATTCCTGAAATCAATATTTGCAAGCACGACCCCTGGGATTTGCCTG GTGATATAGAGCAGGATAGATATTTCTTCAGCAACAAGGAAGCTAAATACAGGAATGGTAATCGCTCCAACAGGGCAACTTCAAGTGGCTATTGGAAGCTAACTGGTTTAGACAAACAAATTACATGCTCAAAAAGAAAGCCAATTCTTGGGATGAAGAAAACTCTAGTTTTCTACAAAGGAAAGAGTTCTCATGCTTCTAGAACTGATTGGATTATGCATGAATATCGCCTTGTTCTCCCCAAAACTCAACCCTTCAATTTCCACCATTTCAAGAAATCCTCTCAG AGTTCTATGGTTCAAATTGGAAATTGGGTTCTTTGTCATATATTCATGAAAAAGAGAAACGGAAAATGTGATCAAGAAGAATACAAGGCTGATCATCAGCATATCCAAATACCAAAACAGACATTGTATTATGATTTTATGAGAGAAGATTTGAGTGATAGAGCAATTTCCTCTTGCTCTTCTTCTTTAAGCAATGATGATTCAAGTGAGGTTTCTTCAAATCCAAGTCGTTTAATAGAGCAAGAAGAAGCTAGCAACCGAGCTCTTTga